The following are from one region of the Streptomyces rubrogriseus genome:
- a CDS encoding LacI family DNA-binding transcriptional regulator produces MTVTLADVAARAQVSPATVSRVLNGNYPVAASTRERVLKAVDELDYVLNGPASALAAATSDLVGILVNDIADPFFGIMAGAVQSEIGGPGGRAGGERLAVVCNTGGTPERELTYLTLLQRQRAAAVVLTGGAMEDEAHQAAVAAKLRRLVEAGTRVVLCGRPPAPDTGAIALTFDNRGGGRELTEHLIGLGHRRLGYIAGPEERTTTRHRLEGHRTALAAHGIEEDPRWTVHGRYDREAGYEATLELLRRDPTLTAVVAANDTVALGACAALRDSGLRIPDDVSVAGFDDLPFSIDAVPALTTVRLPLAEAGARAGRVAMGREDAPVGGIATVRGELMVRGSSGGPRS; encoded by the coding sequence ATGACGGTGACACTGGCGGACGTGGCGGCCCGCGCCCAGGTCTCCCCCGCGACGGTGTCGCGCGTGCTGAACGGCAACTATCCGGTGGCCGCCTCCACCCGGGAGCGGGTGCTCAAGGCCGTCGACGAGCTGGACTACGTGCTCAACGGCCCGGCGAGCGCGCTGGCGGCGGCCACGTCCGACCTGGTGGGCATCCTCGTCAACGACATCGCCGACCCGTTCTTCGGCATCATGGCCGGCGCCGTCCAGTCCGAGATCGGCGGACCCGGCGGCAGAGCGGGCGGCGAGAGACTCGCCGTGGTCTGCAACACCGGCGGCACCCCGGAGCGCGAGCTGACCTACCTCACGCTGCTCCAGCGCCAGCGGGCGGCGGCGGTCGTGCTGACCGGCGGCGCGATGGAGGACGAGGCCCACCAGGCGGCCGTGGCGGCGAAGCTGCGCAGGCTGGTCGAGGCCGGGACGCGGGTGGTGCTGTGCGGACGGCCGCCGGCGCCGGACACCGGGGCGATCGCGCTCACCTTCGACAACCGCGGGGGCGGGCGGGAGCTGACCGAGCACCTGATCGGGCTGGGGCACCGGCGGCTCGGCTACATCGCGGGCCCGGAGGAACGGACCACGACGCGGCACCGGCTGGAGGGCCACCGCACCGCGCTCGCCGCGCACGGCATCGAGGAGGACCCCCGCTGGACCGTCCACGGCCGCTACGACCGGGAGGCCGGTTACGAGGCGACGCTGGAACTGCTGCGCAGGGACCCGACGCTGACCGCGGTCGTCGCCGCGAACGACACCGTCGCGCTGGGCGCCTGCGCGGCGCTGCGCGACTCGGGGCTGCGGATCCCGGACGACGTGTCCGTGGCCGGCTTCGACGACCTGCCGTTCAGCATCGACGCGGTGCCCGCGCTGACGACGGTCCGGCTGCCGCTGGCGGAGGCGGGGGCGCGGGCGGGGCGGGTCGCGATGGGGCGGGAGGACGCGCCGGTGGGCGGGATCGCGACGGTGCGGGGGGAGTTGATGGTACGGGGGTCCTCCGGAGGGCCGCGGTCTTGA
- a CDS encoding sugar phosphate isomerase/epimerase family protein yields MKLAFSTLGVPGLPLADVLGLATAHGYHGVELRAHPEEPVHPGLCPDERAAVAAEFRAAGVEPLGVAGYARVAAPGDDEPVLAEIRGLLDLARDLGAPYVRVFPGGGTEQSAEEADETAARRLGTAAEYAAERGVSILLETHDSHRTGADAMRVLGPVGHLRAGALWDVMHTWLGGEQPSETYAALSPHLGYVQVKDIASAEDTTPLALGAGVLPLTEVVDVLSRHGWDGWLCWEYEKRWYESAAPLPELLGPGREHLARLLTDAA; encoded by the coding sequence ATGAAGCTGGCGTTCTCCACTCTCGGTGTTCCCGGACTGCCCCTGGCCGACGTGCTGGGGCTCGCGACCGCGCACGGCTACCACGGTGTCGAGTTGCGCGCCCACCCGGAGGAACCGGTCCATCCGGGCCTGTGCCCGGACGAACGGGCCGCGGTGGCGGCTGAGTTCAGGGCGGCCGGCGTCGAACCGCTCGGCGTGGCCGGGTACGCGCGGGTCGCCGCGCCCGGCGACGACGAACCGGTCCTCGCCGAGATCCGCGGCCTGCTCGACCTCGCCCGCGACCTGGGCGCCCCCTACGTCCGGGTCTTCCCCGGCGGCGGCACCGAGCAGAGTGCCGAGGAGGCCGACGAGACGGCCGCCCGGCGACTGGGCACCGCCGCCGAGTACGCCGCCGAGCGCGGCGTGAGCATCCTGCTGGAGACCCACGACTCGCACCGCACCGGCGCCGACGCGATGCGCGTCCTCGGCCCGGTCGGGCATCTGCGGGCCGGCGCCCTGTGGGACGTGATGCACACCTGGCTGGGCGGCGAGCAGCCCTCCGAGACCTACGCGGCGCTCTCCCCGCACCTCGGCTACGTCCAGGTCAAGGACATCGCCTCCGCCGAGGACACCACGCCGCTGGCGCTGGGCGCCGGGGTGCTGCCGCTCACCGAGGTGGTGGACGTGCTGTCCCGGCACGGCTGGGACGGCTGGCTGTGCTGGGAGTACGAGAAGCGGTGGTACGAGTCGGCCGCCCCGTTGCCCGAGCTGCTGGGACCGGGCCGCGAGCACCTCGCCCGGCTGCTCACGGACGCGGCCTGA